In Antennarius striatus isolate MH-2024 chromosome 20, ASM4005453v1, whole genome shotgun sequence, the genomic window ATGAAAAATCTGGTTTTCCAGCTAGGGTGGGGAAATATATTGGCCTTAAAAAAATACCTATTCACCATTTTGCAACTGGTGAAAGTTCACTGTGAATCTGATATTGCGGTCCTTTGCTCTCTAGGTAAATGGTCACTAAATAAAGTTTATCGGCTGAATTCTATGGATGTCTGTGAATGCACTGGATTTGTATGTTTCTGTTACATACTGATTAATTATGAAGCTTGTTaacattattaacatcattttaACCTCTTGTTCGTCAGTATTTTCCATCATACTTTGTTGTAATTTGTTTGTTCTTACTAATACTAACGGATTATTCTAAACAGTCCCAAagtatgttgggtttttttggggcaAAGTAAAATCTAGTTCATATCATTTCTTCTTTGGCTGCAGTGAGAGACCACCGAAGACCTCGTCTCCAGCCCACAGTGCACATAGTTCAGGTTGGTTGTCCTTATTCATTGCATGACTTCCTTTGTTTCTAATTAAGGGTTTTTGTGTCATAATGTCTTGTGCAGACAAGCCCACATAGCAGCGTCAGTCAACAATTCAATGGGCAGACTGTCGAGCAAATTCAAAATTCCTTGTTTGTCATCGGTTCATATTTCTTTATAATCCTTTCCCCCTGGTGGATCCAGTTTGATACAAGATAAGGTACAGGAGGAATCAAAGCTGACACAGGCTGCTCAAAGCACTACTTCAAACAAGATGCTATTACTCCTCAAACCTGCCAAGATGATGCAGTTATTCAGTCTGGGCTCTGCAGGGGTATGTAGTCAGATCCAGCTTTGATAAAAGATCTTCAACCTCACCAGtggcagaggaaaaaaaaagaagaaagaagcaatGCAATTTGTCTGCCTTGCTAACTGATCTCACATCTGGTGACACATTTATTCTACTTATTTTGTGCTTGAGAGAATCAACGAAACATCAGAAAAGTTACTTTGGGGACTTCGAACTCACCAAATCAAGAACACAACAGATGTGAAAGATCAGTAATGCATTCTTTCCCTCTCCCTCAAATGTCTTCATTGTCACCACTCAGCCTGTACTTGTTTTGATGGACATTGTGTCCCTGAGGCCAAAAGTAATACCAACAAAACACATTGTAACCTGTACTTCAGGTCTAGGCAGCTGTCAAATAGATGACAAAGACGAGAGGTTTGGGATTATGAGTACAAAAGCACATTATTTACTGTCTCAGCAGAGTCTTCATGTCAATTGGGTTTAACGTGCAGTCTGAGCATTCCCTGCCCTCTGGTGTAAGTGAGTGCTGGAGAtactaatttttttaaacaaggttGAAGGACGACTCTTAAACTACAAAACTAATATATTGTCATTTGCATCAATTGATAATCAACGAACTTCTCAGTTTCAGTGTTATTTGCCCATGTATTTAGACATTCATTACTCAAAACCAGTCCAACTGAGGTTAATGAATTTCCATTTGGAAATTGAAAATGACAACATTTTCAAGAACACAATTTTGTAATTGTTTTCAACTGAAAATGAAGTGACCTAATTTTTTAATGAGTGAAGTCAATTCTCGCTTCGATCTTTGACGAAAAGATTGGTTGACGAAGCTTCAATGGTTTGACGAAATCCCTAAAGGTCATTAAAGTCGAGTTTTTTTTAGAGGATGAAATTAAATCATAGCTTTTGTTGACCATTTATTCCTTATCATAACCTCTCATGGCTTTGGTGGATTTAAGTACCTCTCTTTGTTTAGCCGAGGCTAAAATGGAGAAATATATTGAGGCCTCCGAGATACAGCCAGTATATGAGTGCTGGTATATCTGTGTGTACTGTGCAGGGAAAAAGAGAGTGCAGGGAATCATTACCAAacactgggaaaaaaacaagcttGCTGCCAGAGAAAATGTGTTCGCAGACATGATTTAATACATGAGAATGAAACATAAGCCTGATTTGTTTGTTGCTTTCTGTTAAGGTATATTTAGGTAATGTTTTTCATGCATCTACAAATTACTGAGTTGTTTTCCAACACCACAGGTGGTTCTCCCATTTTGGGTCCCAAGAGCAATATAGCCCCAACAGACAAGCTCTCGGTTCCACTCAAAGTCAACCTCTTGCAGTTCAGGAAGAATGTGTCTGACCTCCGGATACAACTCCATCAGATGAGACAGCTTCAGGCAAGACCCCTATTtcctttttaatcattttcatgTGTTGGTATCTACTACACACATCTTTGTGTATTGGAATTCTGATATTTCATTTCCACCATGTGCTTTCCCACAGCTCCAGAACCAGGAGGCATTACGAGCCCATCTAAAGCGGGCAGAGCAGGAGATCAGCGTTAAACTCACTGAGGCTATGCGAAGTCTGGAGGACCCTGTCCAAAAGCAAAGAGTCTTGGTAGAAGAGGACAGGCACAAGTACTTGGGTCTGGAGGAGCGTGTCCTCACACAACTTGGGTAAGGAGGCATACTGGGGTGACGTCACAGGATGTAACCTATCCAAATGTGGTATGACTGCTAAGATGTACGATATAATTCATTTTTGATTCGTATTTGCTTTAATACCAATAAGTTTCTAAATGGATTTAAAGCATATTTGGTTGTACGTATTCATTATTGAATGTTTATTGTCAGGGATTTTACTGTGAGAGACTGCAGTCACAGGAAATCCCCAAAAAAGGCTTAATATTTTATCAGCTCACCCATGCTATTCACTTCTACTCTTGACAAGCCAACGCCTTGAAAATTACAACTCACAGGTTCATACAGGCAGCGCCGCCCGCCTCTCAAAAACAGCAGACATGAACAATGGACACAACTGTCTGTTACATTCTCTCTAACCTGCCGTAAATTCGCATTCCTCATCTAGGGAACAGTAActtaatgtttttatataagTGTTTACAGGCCAGGTTGATCAAAATAGTGTCAATAAACGCATTGATAGCAGCTCATGGAGACAGGATCACAGACGAGGTGGAAGTCAGTCGATTAAACTCGCTGTTACCTTTGGTATCAAGCCAGCTGTGAGTCAGCAAAACATGGCTGCTAGCCCTTAAAATGTAAGACGTGGTAATTAGGGCTGTTGGCTTTAAGACCAGTGGGAGACTTGAGGTGTGAAATCCGTGAGGAGTGCAGTCTCTCATAAGCTATAAGGGCACATTTTGTTACACACAGTATAACAACTGCCAGTTTACAAAAAAGACCTGAcactatatattaaattatatgtaTGGTAATCCAAGGGCTGGAATActtgaaaaaaaaggaaatgagttCAACCTAGGAGATTTAAATAGGATGGCAGACAATTGTTGCTCTAACTTCTGAAtggtttttaatgaaaaatagatcaacagtggcacagtgggtagtgctgttgcctcacagcaagaacgttctgggtttgattcctttcctTCCCCATGCCTGTATaggttctcttcaggttctccatCTTCCAACCTTTccgtgtggttgtttgtcttttgtgtggccccattatgagctggcatcttatttggggtgtaccccgccttttgCCTGTTGCTatccgggataggctccaacagacccatgacctgcaagTCGGATAAGCGAATgtagataaaacaaaaatggaaaCTCTATTACTTTTGTCCTCATCTGGCATTTTCCATTATCATTTCTTTGGAATGTAGCTCACGGTCTCCTTATTCCCTTCCTCGCTTCATCTTGGAAAGCTCTATCAAAGTGTTTCTCAAGGGTACCAGGCCACCCTCGTTTTCAATCTGACGTTACCATTGCCGTGTTTCCCCTCAGGGTGGAATTCTTCTTAGAAAAATGGGAGGGTTGTAAAGCTTGATGTTTTCTGTGAGGCAGTTCTCACTTTAAAAATAAGCCTTCATTGGGTTAACAAGAGTTTTTGGTTTTCCATTTAATGTAAATAGTCATTTCAAGCAATCTTTAGACAGAAAAGTGTGCATTGTGGGAAGGTTTACTATTGTTGTTCAACCTTGTGCATGCTGTATATTTCAGTGATCTACTGTCTGATTTAACTTTTGCCCCTTTGTGGGGTAGTGTTGTTTTTAAGATAAATGATTGTGTTCTGCCCCCTGGTGTTTAGAGAGGTTACATTACAGAGTAACTACCGTTTATGTTCATCAGAGAAAGGAGAACCGCTCAATGACTTCTTACTGAGTTTTCATTCTCGTCTTTTCCTTGAACATGTTGTATGTACACATCATTGTCTACCAGGTTAGATTGTGGGGGAAAACTTAAATTTTCCCTCACAAAATCAAAACTCTTTGTCATCTCCACTCatatgtttgtgtctgcagcGAGCTGGAGCAGTATGTAGTGTCTCTGCAGAAAGATTTGGCAGCAACACGCAGAGTGGTGACCCTGAAAGATGTGGAGGAGGGAGCGGTGACTCTGAGGAAAGTGGGCGAGTCTCTGGCAGGACTCAAAGGTATGTCAAAAGATCaagttttttatatttgtgcTATCAGTTTTACAGATAAATAATGTTATtacattcaaaaaaattttttttttatgataaatgGGGTTTATCAGATATGATGCTCAGATACTCAATAAAGTGATTAAACTTTAAGTTAATAATTTATCTCTTAGGTGATTTGATGTAGATTGCGATACTTTAATGAGATGATAATTgagtaaattaaataatattctCTGAAATGACAGTGTTTGGAGCTATAAAATAAAGCTTCTTGAATCAgacttttaaagaaaataatatcaATCACTCATATATCAAAACAATAACTGGACATGTTCCTTGGTGTGTTTCCTTAGGAGAGTTCCCAGCCCTGCAAACCAGAATGCGAGCTGTGCTCAGGGTCGAAGTGGAAGCTGTCAAGTTTTTGAAGGAGGAGCCTCATAAGCTGGACAGCATGTTGAAAAGGGTCAAGAACCTGACTGACACCCTCAGCACCCTGAGaaggtagagaaaaaaaaagtctctcagTGAAGATAAAGAGGTGATCAGGTGAAGAGCAAGCAGGGATGTTGAAGATGAAAACTAAACGGCCCCCCTCAGAGCTTCACATAGGGGTTAGGATGTGGGACATTTTGCTATTCAATTATACCGGCGAGGCTTCTGATCAAGATTAGGATTGTGTTCTCCGTCGCTGTCAGTGAACTGATCACTGAATTAATTAGCTGCACACTGCAGGGTCTGATTTCCATTTTAATATATAACAGATACCACATTTGCTCCCCACTTTTCTGTCATTGTCCCTGCATGACTCTCTTGttgtaaaagtaaataaataaataaaaatcatgccTGCGTTTAAAACCATAAGACATCTCAGCGTAGCTGTGGCTTGTGGTTTTACCCCTCATGTCAGAATTAATCTGTTAATTTTCATACTTTAACTCAGTTTGATGTGCAATATTTGCAATATGAATGCAGGGAAAAAAGATTAGATATGTTATTGCCTTTAACTCTGGATATGAAGTTGATTTCTGTCAAACTTGATTCATCTTTGCACGTTAATTCTAAGTGAATGACTTAAAGTGAGCAGTTGAGTAAGCGAAACAATTTAGGAATTTTATTTCAACAGTGCATTTATAATATGTTTTATAAGACACACTGTTTTCCTCCTCCATGCAGATGCGCTACTGAGGGCCATCAGAAGGCACCAGATCCTCCCACTAATGTCACAATGATCGACAGCCcttcagcaacagcagcagaacatAACCCTGCAGAATCTTCCCAAGTATCACCCCAGCCTAGTTCTGCGTCAGCTCAGCTGGAGCCCCAGACCTCCACCATCAGATCAGAGGTGATGCCTTCCTCTCCGGTAGTCATCCATCACGTCCAGAGTTCCCCGGTCTACATGCAGCAGTCCCAGCAGTCGGCAGCCTTGACATTGCAGCCCAGTCCACCACTGACTCCCAGCCCCTCTCACACCCCTATTCCCAATCCAAGCAAGAGTCAAGGCCGGGAATCTCCCAGTGGGGGATCCTCGGATCAACCAAGTTATAAGAAAACAAATGGGAATTCAATAAATAATGGAAACAGCACTGCCAATCAAGTTCTTGTCATAGAGGAGCTCCAGATCAGTCAGGACAAGAGCAAGAACAGAGCTCTGTCTATAGAGGTATGTTTAatgatctgtgtgtttttatcaagCAGGTGTGGAAATATTCTCTCGCTGTAATTAGTATTGTTGTAAATGTCACAGCTGACACCTATTTCAATATTTGTtgttccagaaataaaattgtcTGACGCAGTTTGCCTTGAATTTATGGAACCTTTCATTAATGATCCCTCTCTTTCAGGCAGCAGAGAAGGAATGGGAAGAGAAGAGGCAAAGCATGGGACACTATGATGGGAAAGATTTTGATAAGATCCTCCAGGAGGCCCAGGCCAACATGATGAAGGGCATTCCCAGTCTGGATGTTGATGAGAACCCAGGCCTTCCCCCTGCTGCTAGCGGAGACACCCACAAACCAGTGGAATCACCATCAGGTACAAATGTAACAGAAATGTCAactcagatttattttaatttgagtgTCCTCTTAACTTCATCGGTATTGTTTTGATGACAGAGGAGACGCAGTCTGAGCCTAATCCagacaaaacagtaaaaaaaggGCCTGAGAAACTTCCAAAGCCTGTGATGGAAAAACCAGCTAAACAGGCACTGGAGAGACCCTCCAAGAGTGCTGCCAAACCAGCGTCCACTGACAGCACCAAGCAAACGTCTGAGAAGTTCAACAAGtccccaccacctcctcctccaaggAAGACCTTTCCCAGCTCCAGCTCAGGCATGACCACCACTCGCTCTGGCGAGGTGATCTTCATCAGGAAAGAGTCTGTGACGACTCAGGTCAGTCTGCAGCTTGTGATCTCAATATTAACATTGAGAAAGCGTCTCCTCAACTGTTTTCAGATTTTGGTatcatgcattttcatttttggattttttaatTCTAATGTATGTATGCGGTGCAATTCCTTAAAGGAAGATGAAGGGGATGCTCCACCTCCCGCTCCACAAACCAAACCCACCAAGGTTCCTCCAGAAACCAAGCTGAAGCCGgccacccctcctcctctcacgGCTTCAGTTAGtggggaagaggaggacgaaggAGACAAGATCATGGCAGAGCTCCAGGTTAGAAAAGCgcctcacacacatacatgtattcaaaaacacttaaacgacaggtgggtgagggtttcCCATCGTTTCTTCCAATGGTAGTTGACTTCCCCTGAAGTCTACAGTGATGAGCTCTGTCATTGACTGCTTGATTTTGAATCAACCTCCCTCCATGTGAGATTTTTCAGTGGCTCCAAAGCAGAAAACGCTGAAAACTTCCCTCTTCAAAAACCACTTTCCTCGTTTCCTCCCCTTCACTGTTTTCCATTCTTTAGGTTTTCCAGAAGTGTGCAGTTAAGGATGTGGGGGTGAAAAACTTGGTAGAACCCACAACTCGAATTGAACCACAAATCAGGGAAATAAGACCTGGGGCCTTGTTGCCCCTAAAAGAGAAAAAGGTAAAATATACACTGCTATGCAGCTACTCAGCTACCTGCCTGCCTCTGTCAGCTGTCTGATTCAGTGGATCGGCTGTGTCTTAACCCTTCTACAAGTTTTGCACCCTTGCTTTTGCTCAAGAGAAACCTGTAACATCTGCCTCCAAAAATACTCTTCCTGGCTGCCTCTGTTTCCTTCCCCACTGCAATTCTGCTGGATTTCACATCTTGAATATCTCAGGATTAAGTCTGCATAGAGAGAAGCCTCTGAAAATGTGCTCTTGTTTTTTCGTGTGTCTGAAACCAGACAATGATGTATTTGAAGACCGATTTAATCATCAGTTGTCTTGTCTTTCAAATCAATAAAGACCTTGGCACTGTATTCTAATGGCAATTCAAATGTCTTGTGTCTTTCTTTAATGGAGCGTTAATAAAgccaatttcttttcttttttaaaaaaaagaaaattgaacaAAACTACATATTGAAACTCACTGTGGCAACACAGCTAGTGTTCGCAGACTTGGTTCACTTGAGGTCAGTCTGGCCACTTTGCATGCTACTTTACCACATTTAAACTCCACTGTTTCTCTTTGCCTTGCTGAACTTATCTCCAGTATGCTTCCTCAGCTTTACACCTACACAGTATTAACCAGCAAAACCCTGTACTTACAAAATAATACACTCATGTAATATGATTTTGTCACATCACAATGTATCTGTTTGAGGAAACTCACAACCAAGTTTTCAAAACCTGCAGTCTAAAACTCATTGTTTTAGACCACAGGTTTATTGGTCTTCAGGGGCTAACAAGATAGTggttactgtaaataatgaaagaaatgtgCATTAGTTAATATTgcaaagattatttttttaaccgaTGTGTATTGTATGagcaagacagaaaacagaatatAAAGATTAATACAAAAAATTGCTGGAGGCCACATTGAGCAGACAGAGTTTTACCAATTAATAAGTTGCTGATATGGTCACTGTCAAAAAAAGTTATCTATTCTCAgcttataaaattatttaatcatttctcCCTCAATTTGTACATATAGCATAAAAATAAGATTAACATTATGAAATTTTAGCCAGACTGAGCATTCTGTAAATGATTTGCTGTCACCTTGTAGAAGGTTGTTGCCCAATGCAGTTCTGACTGGATGCTGCTGgtattttttatgtaaattcAGTTAATGGACAGCAGCCTTACACACCAGTTGCACAATAATACTATTCCCTCACACACTGTCCTAGCAGAGCTCAGAACCCAGTCGAGAGGATAAAGATCCAGACACAGATGAAAATGGCAACACTACTGTCCGTCAGAGCCAAGGGGTATGTCAGACTGTAGATTCTATGCAATATTCCGACTTACAGATATAATATATGCTCTATATTTTAAGAGATTTTAAACAGCTACTTCTTTGTTTCTTAGGTAATATATTATGTGACTGGCCAGATTCCCAAAGAGCAACAACCCCCATCAGGAATGGAGGAAACCTCTGAACCTCGAGAACCCACACAGCCTTCATCACAGGTGTCAAATGTCAATGTTAATGACAATTCTCCAagccagcagcagcaacagcagcagccgcCATTGTCTCCACCACCAAAATCACCTCCACCAAAATCGCCTCCTCCTATATCACCAAAACCTGTGGGTCTGAAATTCAAACTTCCGAAGAAGCAAGTAAGACGGTCCGAATCCTTGAAGACCAGCACAGAAATGGAAAAGGGTGAAATTCTTAACAAAATTAacactgaaaagaaaagcaaagtaTTTCACCTAAATGTTTCCTCAAGTAAAAATACAACACTGGAGTCTGTGGCAGCTACGACAAACAATACCGTAAAAGAAGGTCCTAAAAGTTATGTTGCCCCACCAAAAAAGGCTGCTAGTGAGGACACTGTTCCACCCAGTTCTAGCAGTctggatggtgatgatgaggcaAGTCTTAGTCCTGATTTACCTGGAGAAGAGGCACCTCCaccccctgacaacatagcatTTATGATCACCAACACTAAAGTTCAAGCCTTGTCTTGTGGCGAGTACCAGGAACTGGTCAATGCCAAAAAAGGAAGTGTCCAGACTGTCACTGTAGGTTCTGCTGTGAGCCGGGAGAATAATACTACTGATTCCACAGGTCCACAGAATAATTGCTTCAACAAGAAGCCCGTCATCATCATTTTTGATGAACCCATGGACATCCGTTCAGCTTACAAACGCCTGTCTACCATCTTTGAATGTGAGGAGGAATTGGACAGGATGCTAGCAGAAGAGCGAATAGATGAGGAGAGTGAGGAGTCAGACACGGAGAAGATTGGTGGGCTGCAGGTAAACGCTGGATCAGCTGAGATTGTAGATGGCAAAAAGGTCAGCACTTCACAAGTGACTGCAGACCATCATagtttatcatcatcatcttcttcaatgTCTGAGCTGACGGATAACGGAGTGAACTTAGAGTCAAATGGTGACACCAAGCAGGATGGCAAGAAGAGGTTCAAACTTAAGTTCCCTAAAAAGCAACTGGCTGCACTCACCCAGGCAATTCGCACTGGCACCAAGTCAGGCAAGAAGACTTTACAGGTGGTTGTgtatgaggatgaggaggaatgtGATGGCACTATCAGACAACACAAAGAGGCGACAAGATTTGAAATCGCACGTGCAAAATCCTTGGCAGATGCTCCCAAAGTAACGGGTTCCACAGTGTTGACGAGGCAGAACTCTGACTCCCTTTGCAGGACAAATGAGATAAGGAAGAACACCTACAAGACACTGGACAGCCTGGAGCAGACTATCAAACAGCTGGAGACTACTATCAGTGAGATGGGACCTCACTCCCCTACTGAGCCAGTGTGCACAGATGAATCTAAAACAGGGAATGGGAAAAGCTCAGAAGGATTAGGGCTGAAAaggtcttcctctctccctACCTCTAGAGGGGCAGGCCCAAAGGTACTCAGCAAAAAATCATTCCAGAAGAAGATTAAACCTCAGCTCCTTCCTCGTCCTGTAATCATCCCTACTACTACCACAGCCACCACTGCCCCCAGTGCCCCCAACACCGTACAAAAGGTCTCTTTCTAGCTCTTGTTGCTCTTGGAGGTCTTTGGGTCCTTCTTTGTCGTTTAAAAACCTACTTTTACTCCAACTCTAACCACTGAAATTCTGAAATGATTAATCCACTCCACAGGTGCTTGGATACATTGGAAATGCCTCCCCAAGGCTCTCTCCCCTTGTGAAATCATGACACATGACATGATTGGGGTGGCCTTTTGTTGGGTTCTTGGCTACCACGTCCCTCCTTCAGATCATTGCTAAAACTCCAAGGTTTTTAGCAAGTGGCAAACTCCTCATCAAAGACACTGTCACGATAATTACTCCTTAATATCTTCCTTATTCTTGACTGCATGTACTGTGTATTGACTTCAAGTCTCACTGGGTGCATGGTCTGTCGTTGGTGTTAATCACTGAGGTGTTAAATAAGGTTCTTTGACCTGTTAGTGCTTTGATTTTTCATACTTCCTATatggtgtgttttctttcttttgttttatttcttcttttgttttttcgttTGGATCCCCTTGCAGAACACCAGTGTCGCTTCCCCTACTAGTCGGATGCCCGTCCCTTTGTCTGCGAAGTCCAGGCAGTCGCCGGGGACTACCGACAAAGCGGGAAAACAGCAAAAACTGCAGGACGCTCAGAGGCAGTTCCGACAGGTAGTTTTACTATAGAGCCTTACCAGGGACTAGAGGAAACAAACATATAGCAGTTGAAGACATGAGACATACCTACCAAAGCTGTGAGCTATGACGTGTTCTGAAAAAGATAAAGTCACCACGGTAGCACCTGTGGAGCTGTTGATGTTTCTCTCGAGTCCGCTCTGACAAGAAGGCATGCTTGACTCTTGACTGTTACCCCATAACATCACTGTACTGTATGCTTTTGCATGTCCACACTGCTCATGGTTTCACTGTGTTGGtgactaaacaaaaaaaaaaaaaaaggaaaaatggtgAAGAAAAGTGGAATCCTGCCCTGGCCATTATGAGTTCTCATCATACCTCCTGTTCCCATCACAGCTGAGTTCTTAAACAGTGTTGTCAAATGCCAGGAGGCTTATGGCTATGAAATACAAACCTAACTGATATGCCtatgcatcctcctcctcctcctcagaatGCACCTCTGCTCAAACCCAACATGGTTGCATAGCTTCTTAACCTCACAATGAAATATTTCCTTACACCCAAGACCTCGCCACAACTCACCATCTTGCATCACCGGTTTCAGTGGAATACTGGCCCACATTGCCCCTGTCTGCTATTCAAACTCCTAACCCTGTTTTCTATTTCCCTTCAGTCTTGCATCTCTGCCTTATGAAACTTCCCTTACAGTCCCTTTACAATGAATGACAATCCCTCTAACACCAGCATCTGTAAAGATGCCCCTCCTGTCTACTATCACACTGTCTAACACCTGCAGTGCTCTGTTTTATGGTAACATGTCTCATGTGTCTCACCATTCGTGTAACATTGTTAAAACAGAGCTTCagcatttgttgttgtttttggtgtcTTTTAGTTGTGTCTTAGCAATATTAATGTTTGTGTAGTGGTAACCTGTTTCTATGTATGTAActtgtaggttttttttaacatcgtCTTACCattttatatgtattatttgacCAGATTTCTTTTTTGACAA contains:
- the si:ch211-285f17.1 gene encoding sickle tail protein homolog isoform X8, whose protein sequence is MSKASRLARPSSFGAGSKLPSPRKECPGTAGRARVLSVGEKLMRAGTDGILSRQKSLTPAVPQDKEQRETQTGTQASSQSPGEKGQNMESPKTKISPPKATSQGFVHKQTKSNLKVTSPEDAERVSRRQASPNGTAPSRGDAKGSRTVPRRHTLGGARGSREILAMQPSDMDKKREAFLEHLKHKYPHHASAIMGHQERLREQTRSPKHGPNPQPGIGDQVDHLSLASLESLETMSEADTPTGFTRGSRVRASLPVVRSTNQTKDRSLGVLCLQYGDETKRIRMPNEITSIDTVRALFVSAFPQQLTMKMLESPSVAVYVKDDMRNMYYELNDVRNITDHSSLKVYHKDPAQAFSHGPRPANGDTRMHNEMGHVSRDGPQTLRQHPVGPPLHHPIQGALPPAPHSMPPSPSRIPFGPRPSSIPGSATMPRERVSTNPPARSNSPCPSAILERRDVKPDEDMGGKSHSLARGNEGLYADPYLLQEGRMSMASSHGPHPNPGLDGPEHGLGFHRASIRSTGSYSGPSPTDSMDHPSLYRQKSRNSQLPTLGSKTPPPSPHRMTEVRMIDIHGVPPHGVSMERGSPVRQSFRKEDLTGTKQRSNMGSPVVVDPQGHLQGPIPPAGDHQTRERMKAMEHQIASLTGLVQHALLKGSNASGTKEPVSERPPKTSSPAHSAHSSGGSPILGPKSNIAPTDKLSVPLKVNLLQFRKNVSDLRIQLHQMRQLQLQNQEALRAHLKRAEQEISVKLTEAMRSLEDPVQKQRVLVEEDRHKYLGLEERVLTQLGELEQYVVSLQKDLAATRRVVTLKDVEEGAVTLRKVGESLAGLKGEFPALQTRMRAVLRVEVEAVKFLKEEPHKLDSMLKRVKNLTDTLSTLRRCATEGHQKAPDPPTNVTMIDSPSATAAEHNPAESSQVSPQPSSASAQLEPQTSTIRSEVMPSSPVVIHHVQSSPVYMQQSQQSAALTLQPSPPLTPSPSHTPIPNPSKSQGRESPSGGSSDQPSYKKTNGNSINNGNSTANQVLVIEELQISQDKSKNRALSIEAAEKEWEEKRQSMGHYDGKDFDKILQEAQANMMKGIPSLDVDENPGLPPAASGDTHKPVESPSEETQSEPNPDKTVKKGPEKLPKPVMEKPAKQALERPSKSAAKPASTDSTKQTSEKFNKSPPPPPPRKTFPSSSSGMTTTRSGEVIFIRKESVTTQEDEGDAPPPAPQTKPTKVPPETKLKPATPPPLTASVSGEEEDEGDKIMAELQVFQKCAVKDVGVKNLVEPTTRIEPQIREIRPGALLPLKEKKQSSEPSREDKDPDTDENGNTTVRQSQGVIYYVTGQIPKEQQPPSGMEETSEPREPTQPSSQVSNVNVNDNSPSQQQQQQQPPLSPPPKSPPPKSPPPISPKPVGLKFKLPKKQVRRSESLKTSTEMEKGEILNKINTEKKSKVFHLNVSSSKNTTLESVAATTNNTVKEGPKSYVAPPKKAASEDTVPPSSSSLDGDDEASLSPDLPGEEAPPPPDNIAFMITNTKVQALSCGEYQELVNAKKGSVQTVTVGSAVSRENNTTDSTGPQNNCFNKKPVIIIFDEPMDIRSAYKRLSTIFECEEELDRMLAEERIDEESEESDTEKIGGLQVNAGSAEIVDGKKVSTSQVTADHHSLSSSSSSMSELTDNGVNLESNGDTKQDGKKRFKLKFPKKQLAALTQAIRTGTKSGKKTLQVVVYEDEEECDGTIRQHKEATRFEIARAKSLADAPKVTGSTVLTRQNSDSLCRTNEIRKNTYKTLDSLEQTIKQLETTISEMGPHSPTEPVCTDESKTGNGKSSEGLGLKRSSSLPTSRGAGPKVLSKKSFQKKIKPQLLPRPVIIPTTTTATTAPSAPNTVQKNTSVASPTSRMPVPLSAKSRQSPGTTDKAGKQQKLQDAQRQFRQNQNGRVHSSSSFSSSSSSSSSPSPLSPTPVGPGGKSIRTIHTPSFTSYRSHNGSSGKSCIPTATAAKDTT